The Lycium barbarum isolate Lr01 chromosome 11, ASM1917538v2, whole genome shotgun sequence genome contains the following window.
AACAACCAACATTATACACTACCCACCCCTCACCCACCCGCAATCCTATGATATTCAACCAACTCTCCCTTccacttcttcttctccaaactaTGCTCAAACACTCGTTCATGGAACAACTCCCACGTCCAATGCCCACTGTGATCCCATACTAATGAAAGAGGTAACATATGTTGATGGCATCCCTGTTGTGCATTAGACAACTGCTGAAGTGTCTAGAATGGAGCAGATTGAAAACCTACAAcatgccattgttggtaagttttcttaTGGATGGCCGGAGTTACAAGAATTAAGAACTATCATCCCTCAACAGTGTGGTGTCAAAGGAAAGTGTGATATTGGTCTCTTGAGAGATAGACACTTATTGATAAGATGTTCGTTAATGGAGGATTTCATTACTATGTCCTCGAAGGGTGACTTTTGGTTGAAATCCAAGGATGGTTTTACGtatcaaatgaggccattaatTTATGATTCTAACTTTAAGGTTGAGGAAGAAATGTCAATAGCCATGGCTTGGATCTCTTTTCCAAATCTGCTTCCCACGTATTTTGTCAAAGAATCATTGTTTACTTTGGCATCCGAAGTTGGGAAACCCTTACTATTGGACATGgccaccataaacaaaactagaCCTAACTGCGCAAGGGTTAAGGTTCAAGTAGATTTGTTATCTGATCTTcctaagtttgttatgatggaaattgaagatgagaaGACTAAGGAGATTAGGGTGGTAAAAGTGAGAATACAATATGATCATTTACCAAAGTATTGCACAGAATGCATGTTGCAAGGTCATGCAAATGAGGACTGTCGTGTGTTGCATCCTGAACTGGTGGCAGACATAAAAGAGGATGCAAAGGAAGCGGAGAAGGAGCATGAGAAAGAGGATGTGTAAAATATGGCTACAACCTCTACAGTACGAAGAACGAGGAGACATCAGGGATGGAGATATCCTGTCCAGACATATGTGCCTAAAGTTCTATCCAGTGGGAAGGTTGTTACTTATCCTGGAATCAATGACAAAGGAAAAAAGATAACTAAGATTCCTGCTGATGCTGGGAACAAGAGTGTTCTTGCACCTTAAAGTGCAGTTTCTACACATAATAATTTTGATGTGCTAGAGAAAATCACAGAAGAAGAAGTCTATAATAATGTAGAGGATAAGGGAGCAGAtgacaagttcaaggaggtagaaaatggtaaGGAACAACCTCCGCAATCGTTTGATAAGAAAGGAATGGAGGAGAATGCTCAAAGTTTGGTATCCTGCGTGGCAGTCAATTATAGAGAAGATAACATCAAAAATACAGAAAGAAAAATGGATTCAAATGGTGAACAATCAGGTCAGACAACAAAAGATGGGCATGAAAGTGTGGGAGATATGGTTGATGAGGGTGTCATTGCTGTTGAAGAAGATCATCCTGACAAAAATTTAGAGGACAGAGGTAAAAGTGTATGAGATATGATTCATGAGGGTGTCATTGCTATTGAGGAAGATGATCCTGACAAAAATTTAGAGGACAGAGTTGCAAGGCATCAGGATCTCATAAAACAAAATGCAAGTGAGATTACATGCCATTCTAAGCATGGACATGCCTCAGAATTTATTATGGAGCATTTAGAAAAGGTTCCAGATGGTGATGGTACATATGAGAAGATGGAAAACATTGATGATTTGCATGCTCTAGAATTATGTGAGGATGAAATGCAGACTGAGGATGCTGATAGTATTGCAAATGCCAAAGGGGAGTTGGAGGTTGCAGATAGTCAAATGGATCAGAAATTAAGTATTCCATCTTTGTGTCTGGTCCAGGAAGTTGATTTATCTCCTGATAATAACATGAAGGAGGGAGATCTGAGCATCTCAATTAACGACAATGGCATTGGTTCATTTCTTCCTGAGAGGGAAGTGATAAAGGAGTTGGCAGTGACACAAGTGGAAAAGGAAAATGTGCAGCCACTGGTCCTTAAGAGAAAACAATCTCCTCTGAAGGAATTGCATGATGTGATCTCTCATAATATTAATGTGGGAGCTGAGGTGGACCATGATGAGAGCATAAACAAATTCAAAGAAAGTGTAGAAGAGGCTTCAGTGGAGCAGGTTTTTAGTAAAATGGTTAAAGAAGCTGGCATCTCACCAACATCTAGACAGAAAGGCTCTAAGAATggaaagaaacaagtaatcaCAGATACTATTCCTATAAGAGTAGTACCAAGGAGAGTTTGTAAGCCTATTTTTAAATGATGATGAAAACACTCATTTGGAATATCAGATTTGTGAACACACAACAAGCTTTTCAAACAGCCCAAATGCTGCACAGACCTCACAAATTCTCCATTATAGCtttaatggaaccttttcaacactttaggcatattcagGGATTTAGAAGGAGGTTAGGCATGAGATATGCCCATTACAACTGCAATGGTAAAATATGGTTCTTTGtaaatgataatgtggatgtggagATTTTGTAGGACCTAGAACAACAAATAACTATAAAGTTGTTTTTCCAAGAGTGGAATAAGTCACTTATGGTAACAATGGTCTATGCAAAGTGTGATCATCTGGAAAGAATCAGTTTATGGGATAGTCTGTATAGTTTGGCTGATCGAATGGAATTTCCTTGGTTGGTAggggtgattttaatgtcattatgaatgaAGATGAGAAGATTAGTGGTTTGcctgtatttccagatgaatatgaggattttgcattttgtattaattcatgtgagctgtttgatataaattataaggggagtctgtttacttggtggaatgggaggGCAGGTAGTGACTGTATTTTCAAGAGATTGGATAGAATGACTGCAAACTCTAAATTACAAGATTGGTTTGCACATATGGAGGTGCAACATTTATCCAGAACTGGCTCAGAAGATGCCCCTTAGTTACTTGTGAATTTTCACATCACATAAGGAAGCCTTTCAGATTTCTAAAATTCTGGACAGAACATGAATCTTTATTAGAGGTGGTTAATCAGGCATGGCTCAGAGattttgaaggagatgactttATCAGATTTAAGCTGAAATTGAAGAATGCGAAATCTGCATTATCTGCATGGAGTAAGGCAACTTTTGGGATATTTTCAAGCAACTAACAGTAAGGGAAGAGGTGGTGGGAATTAAAGAACAATGTTTTGAAGAGGATCGTACTTCTATGAACAAGATGGTACTACAACAAGCACAAGCAGAAATGAAGAAGTATGTTCACTATGAGGAAGTATTTTGGAGACAAAAGTCACATATGACTAGTTTTGCTGAAGGAGACAGGAATACAAGGTACTTTCATAGTATTGTGAATGGTAGGAGAAAGAGATTGCagatcaaaagaattcaaaatCAGCAAGGAATATGGATTGAAGGGGAGTCACTTTTGGCGGAAGAAGCTTGTAGATTTTACCAACAGCAGTTCTCTCAAGAGGTTGATCCATTAGACTTTGAGTTGCTACAACATGTTCCTAGTATGGTGGATCAGGATACTAACAATCACCTGGTAAGCATGCCAACTTTGGAGGAGGTGAAGAAGCCTGTGTTTGAATTATCTGCAGATAGTGCTGGTGGTCCAGATGGTATGATTGGAATATTTTATCAGGTGTGTTGGGATATTGTTGGTGCTGATGTATACAATCTTGTGAAAGCTTTCTTTCATGAGCAAACTCTTCCAAAGTCAGTCACGCATACCAACCTGGTATTATTACCAAAGAAGAATAACATTGAGACCTTTGCTGATATGAGACCAATCAGTCTCAgcaacttcatcaacaaggttATTTCTAGAGTGGTTAAGGATAAACTGGAAGGTATTGTACCTTCTCTGATATCTCCCAACCAGTCTAGCTTTGTTAAGGGCAGATGTATCATTTAAAATGTCCTTCTAACTCAAGAAGTTGTGACTGCCATTAGATTAAGAGGAAAACCAGCTAATGTTGTACTTAAGCTTGACATGGccaaagcatatgatagagtatcATGGAGTTACTTGATCAGAGTTTTAAAgaagatgggatttgcagaaaTTTTCATAGATATGGTTTGGAGATTGATagcaaataactggtattccataCTCCTTAATGGTCAAGCTTATGGTTTCGTCCATTCCACCAGGGGTGTAAAACAAGGAGATCCACTCTCTCCTACTTTGTTCATATTATCTGCTGAAGTTTTATCTAGAGCATTGAACTCTTTATTTGAGAACAATGATTTtaaaagttatggaatgcccaaatggagtgcaagtctgaatcatctggcatatgcagatgacacaataATTTTTTCATCTACTGATGCTAGATCTCTGGAGCTAATTATGGAGGTATTACATGAATATGAGCAGGTATCAGGCCAACTTATAAATAAAGGCAAGAGCTCATTTTATGTACACAGTAAGGTGTCTAATGTGTTGATACAACAGGTGGAGAATATTACTAGTTTTAAAAGAGGcacttttccttttacatatttgGGTTGTCCTGTCACACACTCAAGGAAGAGGAAGGCTGATTACAATGATCTGATCAAGAAAGTCAAGAATAGGCTGCAGACTTGGAAAGGAAGATTGCTATCATTTGGAGGAAAAGTTGTTCTGCTCAATAATGTACTAATGAGTATGCCAATACATTTGTTGTCAGCCATCAAACCTCCAAAATGTGTTATCATTGATATGCACAAAATGTTCTCAAGATTTTTCTGGAATAATAGTGAGGAAGGCGGAAGAAGACACTGGTCATCATGGCTAACTTGTGTAAGCCAAAAGAGGAAGGAGGAGTAGGCTTTAGATCTTTGTTTGATGTATCTAAAGCCTTATGTGCAAAACTGTGGTGGAAATTGAGGAAAACAAATACTCTATGGGAAAACTACATGTGGATCAAATATTGTAAGAGACACAGTCCTCAGAATGTGCAGTGGAAGGGAGGTTCTCAAGTATGGAAGGCAATAATAGAGGCTAGAGATAATATAGAGCAAGAAATATGGTGGGAACCAAGGAGTGGAACTGCAAATGtatggtttgacaactggacaaaGCTAGGGGCTCTATATCACATTACTCCTGATGATTTTGTGATAGATGAGGgtgttcaagatgtaaaagaacttATGTTGCAGGATGGTTGGAACATAGGAAGACTGCAGCAGTTATTCCCCATGGATATTGTGGACTATATATTAGAAGAATTGCACTTTCATGAACCAAAAGAAGAGTGGGATAGGCCAAGATGGATGATGACAGCATCAGGCAAATTTACTGTAGGCACTGCATGGGAATTACTGAGGAGCAAAGCGGTCAAGTCAGATGTGTTTAAGAACATGTGGATATCGAGGGTACCTTTTAAGATATCCTTCTTTTTCTGGAGGTTGTGGAAGTACAAAATACCAGTTGGAGAGGTAGTAAGAAGGATTGGGGTAGATACTGAGGCAACATGTTACTGCTGTGATCATAGGCAATATGAAACTGTGGATCATTTGTTTGTTACAGGAACTGTTGCTACATAAgtgtggacttatgttaaaactgttATTGGcatcacaacatagtttcaaCAAGTCAGGCAGATTCTTCAGGTCTGGTGGAATGCAGATTGCCTCTCAAAGTTCAGAACCATCTTTAAAGATATTCCAATGGTCACTATGTGGCAGATATGGAAGTGGAGGAATACAGTCCTACATGGAGGGAGGATGTCCATCAACAAAGTGATTTATGAGATAAATATGATCATATATCAAATGTGTAGAATGAGGTTTCTAGGGAAGAACAACTTACCAAGATGCATACCTCAAATCCTACAATTCTTTGAAGCATACAGGCCAAGAATTGTAAGCAAGATAGTGAAATGGGATTTTCCTATGCTAGGATGGTTTAAATGTAATTCTGTTGGAGCCTCTAGGGGAAATCCTGGACCAAGATCTGTGGCCTTTTGTATTACAAATGTAGTAGGTGATCTCCAGTTTGCAGCAGCAAGAAGGATATTAGATGGTTCAAATTTGAATGCTGAAGCAAGGGCACTACATGAGGGTCTTAAGTACTGTGTTACACACAGTCTGTTGCTTGTGGTGATGGAAACAGACTCAATTACTATGAAGATGATGTTAAATTGTCAGTGGGAGACTCCATGGAGTAtatcaatgatcataaatgatatttcaaggttgaggagggataaagaagtgagggtggagcatgttctgagagaaggaaatggcctggctgattttttaactaactatgcttttgattttgcaggtgaccATCATTTTCATAGCTTTACTTCACTTCCTATGAAAGCATGGAAAATTCTAAATACAGAAAAGTCACAGATACTATACATGAGGATCAGGACAGCTAAGGACCATCATATTCCCGGAGATTAATAGCAATCTGGAGAGTAGTAGTAGCAACAAGGCTACATTTCAACATGCCATGAATAGCAACTTGTACCTGTATGAAACTATCTTTGGTAGGAGTACAAGAGTGGTATTAGCTTGAAGCTCATTCTCTTGTAAGACTTCTAAAGATTGGTTCATTCAGGAAACTTGAGACAATGACAAACAAATTTCAACATCAAGACAAGGAGATAGCAGCTACATCTGGAGGAACGTGGAGGAATTCTACCCCATCCTGGAAGCCTGAATATGTATTTATTTGACTTTGAACCATACCACCTGGTGAGATCTTCTAGGTGTTTGAGATGgtatcaagtgtatgaaacctagtaaaagttcatctacaccaaggttcagcagttggttcctcttcagtgcgcccggtagggtaggcgccccagatgtcagcag
Protein-coding sequences here:
- the LOC132619831 gene encoding uncharacterized protein LOC132619831, yielding MWIKYCKRHSPQNVQWKGGSQVWKAIIEARDNIEQEIWWEPRSGTANVWFDNWTKLGALYHITPDDFVIDEGVQDVKELMLQDGWNIGRLQQLFPMDIVDYILEELHFHEPKEEWDRPRWMMTASGKFTVGTAWELLRSKAVKSDVFKNMWISRVPFKISFFFWRLWKYKIPVGEELLLHKCGLMLKLLLASQHSFNKSGRFFRSGGMQIASQSSEPSLKIFQWSLCGRYGSGGIQSYMEGGCPSTK